The following proteins are encoded in a genomic region of Streptomyces collinus Tu 365:
- a CDS encoding zinc ribbon domain-containing protein, producing the protein MTHNTDNTRGNRFCKACGTPAEDGKLCNHCGAVLDLPDQAGLIEDQGAAIRRDFEGRTEQQRK; encoded by the coding sequence ATGACCCACAACACTGACAACACTCGAGGCAACCGGTTCTGCAAGGCCTGCGGCACGCCCGCCGAAGACGGGAAGCTGTGCAACCACTGCGGTGCGGTCCTCGACCTCCCCGACCAGGCCGGACTGATCGAGGATCAGGGAGCCGCGATCCGGCGCGACTTCGAAGGCCGCACCGAACAGCAGCGCAAGTGA